The following are encoded together in the Pedobacter steynii genome:
- a CDS encoding SusD/RagB family nutrient-binding outer membrane lipoprotein, which translates to MKPNKTIICTSLLLFGSLFHSCKKFYDVNTDPNNVIDVPVAQLLPSITVNVGYLGASDLFRYSGLMMQQFSGQTTNTSQTFKEYERYNINNSDVNNQWSSIFATLLADIAKIIPKAEKDGSPHYAGVAKILKAYVYQVTVDGWGDVPYSEASKFAENLYPKYDDDEAIYKDLIATLDAGIADVNAPASVFEPDKNTTIYPGVWSNVKTNWIKFANTLKLRIYLHYSQKDPAFASSQITALINSGAQFMTSNADNFQMKFLAESGRQNPITSIEGGQFRNAFFPNRTIVDMMNVKSDPRRPSYFVSFPYNSGNYKGASVLDNSSVAYSRLNTFLKGDASLNSIVINPDGTITDGSITWSGNSPTRLLTFSEYNFIRAEAALSLSAPGDAQTFFEAGIRSSMAESGVSAAAIDDYIAAYGTLTGTNAKKLEQIINEKYVANFGVLMEPWNDWRRTGFPAITPLPISVAVYDKIPRVLIYPLSERSSNPNTPVRNDMLQRVFWDTRP; encoded by the coding sequence ATGAAACCGAATAAAACCATCATATGCACAAGCCTGTTACTTTTTGGAAGCTTGTTCCATTCCTGTAAAAAATTCTATGATGTCAATACGGATCCCAATAACGTGATCGATGTTCCGGTTGCCCAGTTATTGCCTTCTATTACAGTAAATGTCGGGTATTTAGGGGCCAGTGATCTGTTCCGTTACAGCGGTCTGATGATGCAGCAGTTTTCCGGACAGACCACCAATACTTCCCAGACTTTTAAAGAGTACGAACGATACAACATCAATAACTCGGATGTGAACAACCAGTGGAGTTCTATATTTGCCACTTTGCTTGCAGACATTGCAAAAATTATCCCTAAAGCAGAAAAAGATGGCAGTCCGCACTATGCAGGTGTGGCGAAAATATTAAAAGCCTATGTATATCAGGTCACCGTTGACGGGTGGGGCGATGTACCTTATAGCGAAGCTTCAAAGTTCGCAGAAAACCTATATCCGAAATATGATGATGATGAGGCGATTTATAAAGACCTGATTGCTACTCTTGATGCAGGAATTGCTGATGTCAATGCCCCTGCTTCTGTCTTTGAACCGGACAAAAATACGACCATATATCCGGGAGTATGGTCGAATGTGAAGACCAACTGGATTAAATTTGCCAACACCCTGAAGCTGCGCATTTACCTGCACTACAGTCAGAAGGACCCCGCTTTTGCTTCCAGTCAGATTACGGCGCTGATCAATAGCGGTGCGCAGTTCATGACTTCTAATGCAGATAATTTTCAGATGAAATTTCTGGCCGAGTCTGGTCGTCAGAACCCGATTACCAGTATAGAAGGCGGACAGTTCAGAAATGCCTTTTTTCCGAACAGAACGATTGTAGACATGATGAATGTTAAATCTGACCCGCGCAGGCCTTCTTACTTTGTTTCTTTCCCTTACAATAGTGGAAATTATAAAGGCGCCAGTGTGTTGGACAATTCCTCCGTAGCTTATTCCAGGTTAAATACCTTTCTGAAAGGAGATGCCAGTCTGAACAGCATTGTAATTAACCCTGACGGAACGATTACCGATGGATCGATCACCTGGTCTGGTAATTCCCCAACGAGATTGCTTACGTTCTCCGAGTATAATTTCATCCGGGCCGAAGCCGCTTTGAGCTTAAGTGCTCCGGGTGATGCTCAAACCTTTTTTGAGGCAGGGATTCGTTCTTCTATGGCCGAGTCTGGTGTAAGTGCTGCTGCCATAGACGACTATATTGCTGCATACGGAACTTTAACCGGAACAAATGCCAAAAAACTGGAACAGATCATCAATGAAAAGTATGTTGCCAATTTTGGGGTATTGATGGAACCATGGAACGATTGGAGGAGAACAGGTTTTCCGGCCATTACTCCACTACCAATTTCGGTAGCGGTATATGATAAGATCCCAAGGGTGCTCATTTACCCGCTTTCTGAAAGAAGCAGCAATCCGAATACGCCAGTCAGAAATGATATGTTACAACGCGTGTTCTGGGATACCCGTCCGTAA